Proteins found in one Longimicrobiaceae bacterium genomic segment:
- the thiO gene encoding glycine oxidase ThiO, whose product MTRPAVDVVVVGGGVIGCAVARHAALGGLSVCVVERGQPGAEASHAAAGMLSPLAEASHPGPFLDLLLRAREVFPEMADALREETGADVGYNDAGTLYLSLREADDAELEERFAWQSAAGLPVERLSGDEVRAMEPAVSPSVRSALRFPGDHQVENRILARALWAAAARAGAGFRLGADAVALLRDGDRVAGVELSGGERIAARQVVIAGGCWAGHLAGLPRPVPVEPVLGQLLALESIPPIFRHVVDSPRCYVVPRSDGRLIVGATVEHAGFRKSVTPAGLRMLIDGAMEVAPSLSSAPVAETWAGLRPGTPDGQPILGRDPDVDGLVYATGHFRNGILLAPLTGQLIGDMLLGRAPSTDLAPFGISRFGAAHGPDPASIA is encoded by the coding sequence GTGACGCGCCCGGCAGTGGACGTGGTGGTGGTGGGCGGCGGGGTGATCGGCTGCGCGGTCGCCCGGCACGCGGCGCTGGGCGGCCTGTCCGTCTGCGTCGTGGAGCGCGGACAGCCGGGCGCGGAGGCGTCGCACGCGGCAGCGGGGATGCTCTCGCCGCTGGCGGAGGCATCGCACCCGGGGCCTTTCCTCGATCTGCTCCTTCGCGCGCGCGAGGTGTTTCCGGAGATGGCGGACGCGCTGCGCGAGGAGACGGGCGCGGACGTGGGATACAACGACGCGGGCACGCTCTACCTCTCCCTGCGCGAGGCGGACGACGCGGAGCTGGAGGAGCGCTTCGCCTGGCAGTCCGCCGCGGGGCTGCCGGTCGAACGGCTTTCGGGGGATGAGGTGCGGGCGATGGAGCCCGCCGTCTCGCCCTCCGTGCGATCGGCGCTGCGCTTCCCCGGCGACCACCAGGTGGAGAACCGCATCCTCGCCCGAGCGCTGTGGGCGGCCGCGGCGCGGGCGGGTGCGGGCTTCCGCCTTGGCGCGGATGCGGTCGCGCTGCTGCGGGATGGCGACCGCGTCGCGGGCGTGGAGCTGTCGGGGGGCGAGCGCATCGCCGCGCGGCAGGTCGTGATCGCGGGGGGATGCTGGGCCGGGCACCTCGCAGGTCTCCCCCGCCCCGTGCCGGTGGAGCCCGTGCTGGGCCAGCTTCTCGCGCTGGAATCCATCCCCCCCATCTTCCGGCACGTCGTCGACTCGCCGCGGTGCTACGTGGTGCCCCGCAGCGACGGGCGGCTGATCGTGGGCGCCACGGTGGAGCACGCGGGCTTTCGTAAATCCGTCACCCCTGCCGGCCTGCGGATGCTCATCGACGGTGCGATGGAGGTGGCGCCGTCGCTCTCCAGCGCGCCCGTGGCGGAGACGTGGGCCGGCCTGCGCCCCGGCACGCCCGACGGCCAGCCGATCCTGGGCCGCGACCCGGACGTGGACGGCCTGGTCTACGCCACCGGCCACTTCCGCAACGGCATCCTCCTCGCCCCGCTCACCGGCCAACTCATCGGCGACATGCTGCTGGGCCGCGCCCCATCCACCGACCTGGCGCCGTTCGGCATCTCACGCTTCGGAGCTGCACACGGGCCCGACCCTGCATCCATCGCGTGA